GTAAAGTaaaaaggaacagaaaaaagcCATCTTGTACAAGTCATGGCTTAATTTCCGGTCACGCAAACACCACACACTTGACAGAAGATGAATAATGCTCGTGCAAAGGAAGGATCATTTTTAGCAACACCTATGTGATATAGTTTAATTGCTGTAATGATACAAAGGGAAACTTTTAGTTTACATTTATGCTAAAGCTTTACACAACTTTTGAGTTATGCATCGATCACATGTtatagaattttgttttgcaatacaTATTTCGTAAGCAAGACCGTTTTACATTATGGTTCATTACGAACCACTTAGAAATTCGCCTTGAAAAATAACAATGGACGCGTAGTAACATTAAGCAGGGCTTTTGTTTGCCATGTGGAAAGCGTGGGACAAAAAAGCTGTAGTACCCTTGAAAATCACTAACAAAGGATGCGAATGGTGTAAAAGTTGAAACCATTTCCTTCGGGAAGGATTATTGTACCTTTTGTCGGAATTCCTAGGCGCGTTCCGGCCATTCATTCCCTGGCATCTGTCGCATGACAATGGTGCAACGTTGCATCGCCCACAGGCAATGGCATCGCTTATGGCAGCAAAATGTGGTTTTCCGTGCGGAATTCTTTTGTGTCTTCGTCACTCGTCGACGGCTCGTTAGTCACGAACCGATCGAGCATTGGTGTGGAATGCGGTAGAACAAATAAACCAcgatgaagcgccgtcaaagTCTACCATTTCTCTCACTTTCCTATTGTTTTTGCGATAGTTCCCCGAGCGAAGGAAACACTCAAACGTTTCCCAGCGGAGACTACCTTTGCTTACCTTAGCTGAAGGCGTTCGTAACGTTGGTTGGTTGATTATGTCATGCTGATATTTActgtcgttgttgttgttgttgtttcgatgATACATGCAAAATGGTGGCAAGATGCTGGTTCTAATCATCCAAGTGGTGGTCttattattaacattattCCATATCTCGGCCACCTCTGGTGGTCGAGTATTTGTGAGAGATATTTGTGTTCGTCGTTTCGGATGgagtgtacttttttttagtagtaacgacatacatttttattgagTCACGTAAAACGGGCAAATGGGGACATAATATGTGTGGTACTTTTTCGCACTTAACAGCATTTGCACAGGGTGCAATGTTGATGTTCGCCTTTTTTTCGTCCGTGATGAATGTGAATAAACAGTTGTGGgtgtattaaaaattgtttgtaatatGCAAAGTGCTTaagaaaaaatgttctttAAAGATGGTGTCATAAAGAATTTAatggcgaagaaaaaaaaggtcttcATGTGTTTGAtagataattttaaattcataccTTCATGActtaccaggcgcctccattgtaTTGGATAAGGTATTAAGTTAAATCATTAGCATACAATATGTCATTCTTACAATATCGAACACATTTTAATCgtctttcaatattttaatttaaagcacttaaatcagtataaaaattaaaaagaaaaacattttaaaacataaacatgaaATCAAGCAAGTTGGTAATATAAGTAAACAAACACTCGTAACTACATCAAAACCACatttatttactgttttttcCATAGGCAACAGATGATCTCCATCTTTGTAAGTAATCATTATCAGTTTTCCGTATACAAACGCTAGAACAGTGCCGGGAGTATAACGATTACGTTTAACAATTGCTCCGTATGCTGCTCTGGTCGTTGcttcgcgtgtgtgtgtgtgtgtgttttttcttttctttatgctCTAAGCTAATAGCCGTACATACAGAGCTGGAAAATTAAGTCTTTTTTatggaatgttttaaaagaaactaAGATAGCTTACACAATGTGTATGTTAAATTATCATAAGAagataaaatcaaaataaattctgtgaatgtcaaacaaaaaacatccacAGAAAGCTTTTATTCTTTGCTTCAAGTTTCCAGCTCTGCGTGTGTTACGTTAACTAATCCACACCCAACTGCATGACCACACGCAAACGTTTGCCGAACCACGGTCGGAAAGCTCGTAACAAACAACATATACTTGAAGCTCTGTTGGCTACGCAGGGGAgttaatttgattttccactcaacattggatttgttttctaCCCTGCTCAGTGTACCATTCCGTGTTTTACTATCCGCTCGGCGCACAATTCcgttattttttggcacaTAGATTTTGGCTACCGTTTTGTAGTACGCTATCCAATAAATAGACATCCAGCTACGCTCTCACGTATTTCGGTTTCGTGTTTTCCGAGCGTCTTCGGTGTAAgtatggtttgtgtgtgtctgtgtgttatGGATTTGTTTGCAATGTGTTACAGAGGCGAAGGAGTTTTCTGTGATTGATCGGTTTTGATCCGTGACGGAAAGGTGAAGGAAAATGGGATGGTAAGTGATTCATTTCGTGCAGCTGTTTCTAATAGACCGCTGTGTTTCGAAAGCTCCTTCAATGCATATTTTCTAGTGTGTTAGGCTAGATAGACAGTAGTAGGCTATGGTAACTGATGTCAACCCGTAAACcggttgtaaatattttttttttttttcaacgctCGCTTTGCCTGTGCTTTTgatccgtgttttttttatcgtgtcGTTTCCTGCAGCCATTTTGAGCAACTCTTTAAAAGTTATTATTACCTTCCTGTGCTCCTCAAAACCgtttacaatttgtttttgtaaatatcCAATACTAACTCTCGCAAACTAGCTTACAGTGTAACATCGAACGAAAGAAGTTTCTAAAACGTTCTCTTTTTCGCCAGGACAAAGAAGACACGCAGAAGGCAAGTGTGCACATTTCTATACATTAGAAGTTAACGatcttattaaattttatcctCCTTTATCCTCGCTACTTATGACTATGAGTGGTGGTTGTGagttcaagaaaaaaaaaagataaacaaatgaaaaacaacattcactTAAACGAAGTAAAATTACGTGCACATCGAGTTTACTACTACATAATCAATTCTCGCACACACTTTGCCACAACTCACCATCAAACCATCAACGAGAGGCGCGTCGTCATGTGATTATATCCTTATTTTGACTTACCGGAATTTATCCTAAAACAAGCCTGCGAGGAAATGCTCCTCAGTGTGTGAAGGATTTTCCGTtttacgataaaaaaaacttcttcaacAAACTTAAAAAGTGTGGTGTGGTTAGTTTATGCCTTACCCAAtttgcacacgcacacgaccCATACGAAagtttttctccctttttaccgcaaatttttcttcgaaagctttggtttttgtaattttttttgggcttTGTTTTTAGAAACCTGCTGCGCTGTTTGGCATTGGCTCACGATTGACCTCCACCTGATTTCGTTGCCTTTCGTAGTGGATGTAagctttttccctcttttcctGTTATAGCTGCTTGTGTTGAGCGTAAACATTCGTTAGATATTGAGTTTATcgagtttttttcccttctttttccgttttgtttcatttttatcgtTCACAACTCGACTGTGTAAGCGTGTTGAGACCTTGTGTAGCTGTCGACGGTTCGATCCGGCACGGTATGGGTAACCGTCGGTTGGCTAGAGATAGCAATTTCGATTACACTTCATGCTACCATTTTTACCCAATCGTATCGGTTCTGGCTCGATAGCTTTGAAGTGAAGTTTTGTTtgggtttgttgtgtttttttttctgttggagTTTTTTGTTACTGCAAAAAGGAGCAACGGAATGATACAGTTTGTAAAAGAAGCTAGAAGAGAAAGCTATCAATATAAATGCTTGTTGGTACAATTGCCGTTTCTTTAGATTCGAATAATTTACTGTGGTATGTGCACCTGCTAGAAAGtgcaaattaaattcttaTTTTATCGTTACACTTcttttaatataataaatataaaaaaatatattaaataatatataataaaatatcgaTAAGACATAAGttaaatagaaattaaaaaaaattgcacaaacaataaaaaattaccGAAAACTGTGATGCCGTTTCTTCACATTAAAATATCATCCCTTAGTGTAGCTTCCCtgtgaaaacaaacgatgaTGGGTGGCTGTTGCTTTTACCGCACAAATTAACTCACTTACCGTACGGTTAACCTCGGTGGTTATAAAGTTAGGCTAAGCCGTCCCGTATAATACAACATACCAAGAAGTTTCACGTACGACTGATCTGTCCCAGCGGAACATATTAAAACTTTTGCCtcataggttttttttgtcagacCAATGCAGACAATATCATTAGTTTTGTCGTTTCACTAACGCTTTTTTCCCTGGGTCACAAACACACGTCCCGCATATAGACGGTAGCAACGGTGATGATGAAAAGTACAAAGATTGTTCTGTAAAGATGTGTGTGATATAAAAAGCACGATAGCTTGACCTCGATTTGACCGAACTATCCAAACTAATGCATGCTTTCGGATACGAACGGTAGATAGCGAGTGAGTTGGTTTTGCGGTTCTAGTTGTTTCCCACACATAAATCGTGGCCAAAATCGTTTCCCATCAGTAGAGCAGCATGGTCAGCATTTGAACCGTCTAGAACAAAATCTTGGAGCTTTTCCTCACCGAACACAAGACACAACTAAACCAAGATATGTTCACATATGATGGATGTTCTAATGTAACAAAGGAAACTGTCCGAAACTTTCCAAAGGTTTTGCTATCACGAAACACCCTCGTCATTGGCACCATGTCAAGCGTGATGTTAGTGATTACAGTTCACGAATGTTCGTGTTTGTGATGAGATGTAGCACTTGTATTGCCACAGTATGGATTACAACAGATGTAGAGTTTTTCTTTGGTACCGTTAACGTTGCTTGgacattttttcaatttcgaaTAATAATATTGATTGTAGAAATGAACATATTGTTTCACACAACTAAaataatgtttgctttaagcTTTTATACGAATTCAGTAAATTCAGTCGCTTCTAATCATTGCTACTGGCGTTTACTTCTATGAAGATCAACAAAACGGGAGAATTTTAGACATGTTAAATCACATTGTCATAACAAATCATCCTCCAGCAGTTTAGTTGAACAAACGGTCAGCATTTTTAATCTTGATGTTCAATTTATGTATTAAACTGTATTTCAGAAATCCATTCAAGAGAACAGTAACCAaatgctgaaaaaaaaactcttttaaaTTTAGTCTTGCACGCATCGGAatggattttttaatttgtagaaAGTTAAAAGCTTCGCATTCCAATCCTTtaagttttttataataagtatctaaaaaaaataatgtcaaCTAGCAGATGATGGATATTttgaattataataaatttaacgagatctgacaaaaaaaatataaacaagaACTGACGTTGAATTAAACACGGAAAGTAGAATTGTTAAGCAAGAATCGAATAACGTTGAGGTTTGGCCGGTTGTCGGgtgaattgttgttttttggttacTATTTCAAAGAGTATGAGTAAGATTAGtttgaacaattttcttttgatgTATTTCTAATCGAGAAAACGTTCCAGAACCACCACCCATTGAAATTCCAAGCACATCCTTTATCGTGTCGTAATCCAAAAATTGCACCATCTTTTCTGTTAACTCTACCGCTTCATgtgccaaaagaaaaaaaacccattgccTGGATAACCATTaccaaaatttgaaaaaaaacaacaactatgGACTTAAAATCGCTCTAGGCAACGTATCTCGCGATCATGCTTTTCTGTCTCTTACAAACATAGTACCCTATAGGACAACGTTTTTCCCATGTACTTCCCACAAAGCTTCCCATGATGCAATTGACTCTATCGGGCACACGGCAGGACATCATCAACTCCCTACGGTGCGGCAACTGCATTCGAcagaaataaacattttttcccacttttttcCGTTCTCTCTCTCCAACGAAACGGATAAGGTAGCGAAAAGCTGCTAACTGATGTTGCAAGCTACTTTTCAACACTCATCGAGCAAATTCGCACACATCGTCTTTAACATCCATCTTGACTCGTTCCCCATCGGTTGCAAGTCCGTTAAGAGCTAGACTTCGTTTAGGATTCGACCCACCGGTCAACCGCAAGCAACGACCAAAGACTATTGCCATTGGCTCTATTGTGAGTCTTTTCTCTCGTCCTTCAGCGCAGCATCTTCTAACGGTTGCGCTAACACTGAGTGGTTGttatgttgcttttgcttCTCTTCCATCGACTGCTcgatggtgttggtgtttgTAATGGTTTTCCTTTCATCGATGCACTCATCCTGCTTGCCTGTCCGACTGATACTGCAGCTGCTCGTCCTTTCTGGTGCATCCTTAGCGGGGGGCTCTTGCTGCGGAAGTTCCACGCCAGCTATATTGCTTACGGGTGCTGGCGATATATCCGCCACGACACTAATCACGTTCGAACCCATTTTCCGGTATTCGCCCTCTATCGAACCGGAAGCACCCAGGTATGCCGTTCCGTTGCTTCTATCGCCAGCATCATCCTGTGGACCCACACTGCTGGAGAATTTGCTGAAATTTTTACTGCGCCGTTCATGTATGACCTCGATCGAATCGTAATGGTCGTCCTCGGCTGTACGCGTCTGGAAATTGGGATAACGATTGTTTCCGGTCGCATTTCCGCTCGCGGCCCCCCCGTTGGTTGCCACTCCACCCGAACCACTGGCGCTAATTACGTAGATCTGGTCGTACTCGTTGCTAAGCTTTTTGCTCGCAACCTTTGGTTTCGGTTTGCGGAAGCTTTTGCTCGAGTTGCTACGATAAAGAGGCATCTGTCGGTTCGATTGATGTCGATCCCGAAGTTCTTCGGGTTTATCCGCTCCCTTCGCTGCAAGTACAAGTGTGTCCGGTCTCAGGGGTGGATTTGCTACGGAAAGAGGCTCCGTGGACGTTGGAGAGGGTTGGTTTTTCTTGTTCTGCTGCTCCCCGCCAGTGTTATTATTGCCCTCTTCACCCGCGTGCTCACACTCGGGAGAGCTTTCCTCCTCTGGTACGCACGGTTCCAAGCTCGATTGACAGGAAAGATTGCGCTGACTGATCGCTGCCGGTTCGGAGCAAATTGACAGCTGGCTCCTGGGGTAGAAAAATGAAggacagaaacaaaaagatgATTATTCACTTTTCGATGTAAagttcactcaaataaaagAACAGCAGGAAGTGCTAAGAGCGGTACGAGAGTAAAACAAAGAGCGCACCAAAGAGTAATAATAATTCGGTCATTAGCATTGTTGCGTGACGGAACGGAATTTAGCGTGTCGTGTCGTGGGTGAAGTGAAACAAACCGGCCACCCGAATGGTCCGGCAATGGTTAACGCAGTCGAAGGCACGAGAAAAATGAACTTCACTCCTGTCAATCCTGTTGCGTTGTTGTGTTTCTGGTGGTGCTTCCTTCAGGGGTGCTTTCGTTGCGATCCTTCCGTTGCTATGGTATTCaccgtttttttgtgctggCAGGAAGCAATATAAATCTGAAAGTGATTTTGCTACCACTCTACATATAATGTTAGCAAGTCGtgaccaaccaaaaaaaaaccttacaaaaccatttactacggaaagaaaaaggaatacaAAAAACGTTACTAAGGGCACCATAGAGAAAACGAAAATTCCGGGTCACTCAACTACGAAACTCGATTTCAGGCTTTGTTTGTCTTTGGCTGGGTGCTGGAATGCTGAACAATACGCAATAATGTGCTAGAGAAGGATAGGAAAAGAGATGCGtgccaaaacgaaacaaaaataaggaGAACAGGCTGGAATGGGACGAAACATAAATGTCAGGTTTGAAATCGATAcgcttcaaaagaaaaaatactaaCCCACCGTTTCGGAGACATTGAACTTTGTTCTCCCGGTAGGGTTGTTTGCAAGTGGTTGGTTGGAAATTGTAAGTAGAAACTCTTTGTTTtcgaaaacgaagaagaagtgTGACGGAAACGGTGTGATGGAGGGTTAAATTTGAATGTTGGTTGTACTGTTCAACAGATGATGGAAGGTGGTTGTTCTTTTAGATCCGTGGATAACGATGACCTATGATTAGCATCATGCATGTTTGATGGTTAACGTTCTATTATTTTCGATAATTTGAGTAAGGGAATTGGCCTCGaaatacaattttctttctgAGCGACATTTTGGATATACTTTTACCAAACAGGATAATTTATAGAAGACATCAATGTACATTTATAAcaattgtttttatgttgtttgctgtcatcaaacaaattactgcttaaaataatttttgatgTCGAATTTAAGGTTTTGGACAAATGGAATATTTGTGTgaataaaagttaaatttaaatttgaagaatttaaaGCAGGTAATATTACATCTGCATCAATTTGGCTTACAGTCTTTAAACCGTATTCCACGTATTTTGTCTTTGTTCCCAGATGATTGTCGAAAATGGTCTTCGTCTTCGCAAATTGTTAGAAGCGATAGagatagataaaaaaatagcaaGAAAGAAGCGACATCTATACATTGAACGAATCAGATTTCATACATTTAAATCTTGAATAGGAAACTTTTTCAATACAAAATATGAAAGTAAGATGTACTTGAATTTAGCGTACAATTTTTTGTCATATTTCTTTACCATCGCTCAGGACAATATGGATTGCAATGGCAAAAGAGTACGAAATAATGCGCGAAAATTCACAAAAGTTTGAattcaaagtaaaaaaaaatgaagtgtaAAGTAAAGTGCAATCTTAAGGCTACATTTAATCGAAACTACTACTGTTCTTCTTTAATGACCACCAGATGAAGATGAACAAACCATTTAAATTCGTTATCATTAAAATGTGCTCGATTTCAGCAAGTTTTACCATTACGAGGAAAGATATGATTTTAACATACCGGAAGCTATGAATATATAAATTCAAAGCATtctgaatgcaaaaaaaataatacgtaTAAATAGATACAGTGAAACCACCTAAACTATTGAACCCATATCCAATGGGTGTGTATATGGgcagtaaaaataaacttaaaataccacaaaaaagcaatataCGACAAAATGGGACTACAGCACGGCAGACACGTGCTACAGCCATATAAATAATACCACCACCTACCGGCACTCCTTCTCGACCGACGGTGTCGAAATGGGACCAAACGCAGTCGTCGTGCCCTTTCTCGGTGGCGTCAAACCAAGCAACAGCGACCGGTCCGGGCTGTTGATTTCGATTGTGGATGCTGCCCCACGCGAATCGACGCTTGGTGTTTTGGAGATGGTGGAGGCACGTCGGCTGCCACGGTTGAGTTTCGAGGAGACGGACGTGTTGGATACGGTGGAGGCACGTCGGCTGATGTGGCCATGTTTGGGGCTGCCAAGCGATTCGTCCTTTTCGATTTTGGTCTGGCGCGACAGAACGTGCCGTCGGGCGGTGTCCGAACGTTTGTTGCGATCGCGTAACTTGTGCACGGGTACGATCTCACCGCCGTACCCATATTGCACTGAACCATTCGAACCAGCTTGATTGAGTGTCCTAGTCGTGGGTGATCgaaaagaggaaacaaaatggaaatggtTGAGATGGTAAGTTGATTGCATTTTCTAGTGACGAGTCAGCGATTTTGTTTGCGTACAGTGCGCCATTAGTAATTGTGGAGTCTTATTGAATTCTGCAATCTTTCATGAGTTCTTTTTGTTGTCGAACGGTATTCAAATTCCAATCAATGCCAAATTAACGTTTGTTCTATTACATTCAGTTTTTTCACCTTTTAATtatattctaaaaaaaaacaaaatagtcaCAAgattcaataataaattatacgCTCTTAAAACAAGGACGAGTTGTGCGGTCATGAATTATAAACAATCGATTATGCTTTTTGTGTAAGCTTTCCCACAAAAAGATTTTGATAATAATTGCAATATGATAAAATTCATACACAAAAttcatttcttaaaaaaacaaaaaaactactcACATATCGcaccaaaatattaaaaaaactgtAGTGCAAATCGGTTTGTTTGgcgataaaatatttaaagtattattagCACTTGACAGTCTGAAAGTTTCATctaattaaacattaattcCACAAAAAGCACGCAAACGGATATTCGCctcaaaaacttcaaaacatcTTCCATTCAACCATTGtgactttttctttcacaaagtatttcatttcatcgCCTTACCTTGCCAACGGTTCTGGTTCATCTACCGAAAGGGCGTGTCGGTGAAATTGAAGCATCCCCGGATGCAGCAGCCCAGTGCCAGCTGGGTCTCGCGTTGAACGTTGTACCATACTGCTAACCCGCGAACCCCGATGGTGCCGATGATGGCCACTCGCGCCGGACCGGATGTTGGCGGGTGAGCCGGAGGCAAGCAAGGGAACGCTCAGCTTTTCGGCGTACAAATTGGGCACCGATCCGCTTCGTGATACCCGCCGACTTTGGCTCTCACTCGGCCGCCGATGGGGTGACGTTTTTGGTGTCCTACAATGTcgggagaaagaaaagagaagaattGTTGATGAAACAAAGTGCGAACCATAAGAAACACCCCTAATACAGGTCGCTTTCTGTCGGTCGGTGTCGGCTCGTAACGAGTAAAACGATTCATCATAACGGCTCAACGGATAGTATATCCTTTCAGGGGGTTTATTTGCCCGTGTCTTGCGGTTCGTCCTTATCTGTCTAATGCCAACGACGGTGATGGCGTCGATGGGCCCGCCTCGAGTGTTTTATGATAAAtggttacgttttttttgcgagcGCCAACTGTCGTGTCGGTAATACGTGCGAGTGTTAAAATAGTATCGGGTGGCCAAAGCACGCTTATTTTGTTATTGCATCCCGcaatattattatcattatgatTAGCTGACATAATTCACCTTCTGTAAGTCGACAGAGGATTTAAGGAGCGGAGTTTTCTATTTGCATAGAAGTGCTTTACTTTATGTTATCACAAATAAATCATACATTTTATATTACAAACAGACGTTTGCTAGTAAATTTTCTACCGGTTCAAATACttatgaatatattttaattttatttatgagGACTATTTCACAGCaatcaaaacagaaacaatagTTATTAAAGATTTATTTACGAACATTCCTTCCAAAAATATATTActatagaaaaataatatttccaaAAGCTGTAGCGAAACTCAGTAGAGAAGCCTATCTTACCTGAATGTATACTTATGTAAAGCAATTCTTGACTACAACACATTTTCGTTGCTTAACCAATGCAATCAAATATTCAACCCCACAAATGGCTATATCCATTTAACATGTGTGCTGCTCAAACAAACGCTCTATTTGATCGCCATGGTTCGGTTTACATGCAGCAGACGTTTATTGTGCACTTTAATTGATGTCGAAAAAAATACGATGCATCTGGGAGTATGCTTTTGTGTTGATTGTTGTGAAGATGTTGATAAATAATGCAGAAATGAACATCTCCCCAGAAGCTCGGTCGTTGGAAAGATCTAATGAAATCATCCGGTTCCCATGCAATTGGAATTGTTTGCTGCTACTATGGTCATGAATgtaagacacacacacacacactaaccaTCCTTTCACCATCGTTTTACGCCATACACTGTATGGTATACCATATGTAAGTcgaagaaatttaattaacaccAAAAAGCGGAAGCAACTGTCCCCAGAAGGTGCTTGCTTTCGAGAACAAAACCATgtaggaaggaatggtttaaTTTCGTGCAACATTGTAATTTGATTGTTCTTCCTTACACGCCATAAATTGTATTCAAAAAGAATTGTATCCTAGGGAGTTGTAACGCGATTACagaaagcatgaaaaatgtattgtttttctCAATTTCAATTCTctataatatatttttgtacttttgaaaaaaaagttagtttaattattaaacaacgaattaaattattttagaaaaGACTAGCTATCGTAGATGATAGTaatacaacaaataaataatcataGATAAGCAGCaataacaaaccaaacaagaagaacaacatatttaaaaacctTTTGATAACAGCTCTATccaataaaagaaacattatttcTACACATAAAACGACAAAACATTATCGCACGTTGCTAAACTGCTTCACCAAACATCCTTTTGATTGGCTTTCCAGTAATCCTCTCGCATAACAAGAAACAAAGTTTTCTTCGCAAGCACACAGACCAGACTGAACCATCCTTCCAACCGAGGATGGTCACAAAGGAAAAGTAGCGCCGTAACCTGATTTCATTGTCGCCAGCGCCCCATTGTCGACGGGCACGGAAGTCACAGTCAAGGAAGTTGGCACTGACCGGGTGGTAGCAAGCTCTCCAAACCGTTAAGAAACACAGTGAAATTATTACACCAAGTATGGCAAACTCCTTTTAACGTTACTCCCTGCCTTGCTGTTGTCCATGCAACACAAATTACATGGCATGGCATCAATTGGCAGTTGATGGCAAGCAAGCGGCCCCATTATGGTGAGCGTCTGTCGCAATGTACTGCTGCAATGGCTGTGGTCACACGGTTCAACTCATAGATGTAGCTATTGGATGCCACAGAAACGAAACTGGAACACCGATTCTTCACTTAGTTTTAGCATTAAGTGTGAAAAGGAATCGGTAAGCTTAGTTGAACGTAAAGCGAAATGTTGTGATTTCTTGTCATTTGTACAAAACTGAACTGAGATGGACGATAGGTGCTTTTTTCTGTTGATGGCTACCCACACCAGGGGTAGGAAGAGAACATGGACAAAGAATAGTAAGGTCGGTAAACATccaacaaattattttcatgtttgcACGCTATATTGCAAGCATCCGTGTCAAATCTCTCAGGGGACCCTAGAAACTAGGACATCGTGTTGATGATAATGTAATAGATAAGGTAATGATTTTGGTGACTGTGGTGCGATTATGATTCTACTCAATTTTGTGTactaatattttcaaacattcatCTCTATTTAATGACAAAGAAAAATCCATCATCCTTCAAACGATTAGAAACGTTTCCAATTTAGCTAACTATAAACTACGCAAACCTACAATAACTCAAAGAAAAACTAATTACAAACGATTAAGATAC
The DNA window shown above is from Anopheles funestus chromosome 3RL, idAnoFuneDA-416_04, whole genome shotgun sequence and carries:
- the LOC125769180 gene encoding uncharacterized protein LOC125769180; translated protein: MHARGGSQWQSRRKASLGPLRRAHPASGATWNVQVVRGKMTSRCLWHACRALVLGMVLMFVGGGMATVGYYANNFPSLSDVRSNSTSTIRVKNEHRGLHLNNLSYVGPIIMGVGGFIVVASCVMTFEARDSAAKVVPARFKLNAQGSARNPSRNNNSRRSTGVSNGPTAIMGSQTARWEQHLGVFRTSPATEQVPDRKALTAALVHFSKALGTPKTSPHRRPSESQSRRVSRSGSVPNLYAEKLSVPLLASGSPANIRSGASGHHRHHRGSRVSSMVQRSTRDPAGTGLLHPGMLQFHRHALSVDEPEPLARTLNQAGSNGSVQYGYGGEIVPVHKLRDRNKRSDTARRHVLSRQTKIEKDESLGSPKHGHISRRASTVSNTSVSSKLNRGSRRASTISKTPSVDSRGAASTIEINSPDRSLLLGLTPPRKGTTTAFGPISTPSVEKECRSQLSICSEPAAISQRNLSCQSSLEPCVPEEESSPECEHAGEEGNNNTGGEQQNKKNQPSPTSTEPLSVANPPLRPDTLVLAAKGADKPEELRDRHQSNRQMPLYRSNSSKSFRKPKPKVASKKLSNEYDQIYVISASGSGGVATNGGAASGNATGNNRYPNFQTRTAEDDHYDSIEVIHERRSKNFSKFSSSVGPQDDAGDRSNGTAYLGASGSIEGEYRKMGSNVISVVADISPAPVSNIAGVELPQQEPPAKDAPERTSSCSISRTGKQDECIDERKTITNTNTIEQSMEEKQKQHNNHSVLAQPLEDAALKDERKDSQ